DNA sequence from the Stenotrophomonas sp. 24(2023) genome:
ATCCTGCGCGAGCGTTCGCTGGAAGTGCAGCACACCCTGGTGCAGCAGGCCGCCGCGAGCAAGGCCGCCGCCGGTTCGGTGGAAGCCAAGATCGGTGACATCTGGAACACCGGCAACGACGAAGCGAAGATCGAGGCGGCTGGGCTGGCGCCGCTGCAGCCGACGCTGGATGCGATCGCCGCGCTGAACGACACCGCTGCCATCACCCAGTACCTGCGCGACAGCCAGGCCAAGGGCCAGGGCGTGCTGTTCTCGCTGTCCGCCAATGCCGATTACAAGGATTCGGCCAACGTCATCGCCTACGTCGGCCAGGGCGGGCTGGGCCTGCCGGAGAAGGGCTACTACTTCGATGATGCGCAGGCCAAGATCCGCGACGCCTACGTGGCCTACGTCGCGCAGGTGCTGACCCTGTCCGGCACCGATGCCGCGCAGGCCGCCGAGCAGGCCAAGGCCGTGATGGCCTTTGAAACCCGCCTGGCCAAGGCCTCGCTGTCGCGCATCGAACTGCGCGATCCGGCCAAGCGCTACAACCCGCTCAGCGCGGCCGAAGCAGACAAGCTGACCCCGCACTTCAGCTGGACCGCCCTGTTCGACACCCTGAAGGTGCCGGCCGCGCAGAAGTTCTCGCTGGCGCAGCCGGGCTTCTTCAGCGAAGTGGACGCGATGCTGGTGGACGTGCCGGCCAGCACCTGGCAGGCCTACCTGCGCTTCCACACCCTTGATGATGCCGCGCCGTACCTGGCCAGCAATTTCGAGAAGGCCAACTTCGATTTCTACGGCAAGACCCTGCGTGGCCAGCAGGAAATGCAGCCGCGCTGGAAGCGCGTGCTCGAGTCGGTGAACGGTGGCATGGGTGAAGCGCTCGGCCAGCTGTACGTGGACGCGGTGTTCCCGGCCGAATCCAAGGAGCAGATGCAGCACCTGGTGGAAAACCTGTCGCAGGCGCTGAAGGCGCGCCTGGAACAGCTGCCGTGGATGGGCGAGGAAACGAAGAAGAAGGCGCTGGAAAAGTGGGCCAGCTTCACCCCGAAGATCGGTTACCCGGACAAGTGGCGTGACTGGGCGGGCCTGCAGACCAACGGCGACAGCTACCTGGGCAACATGCAGGCGGCGCGTGCGTTCAACTACCGCTACATGCTGGACAAGATCGGCAAGCCGGTGGACAAGACCGAGTGGGGCATGACCCCGCAGACGGTCAACGCCTACTACAACGCCACCAAGAACGAGATCGTGTTCCCGGCGGCGATCCTGCAGGCGCCGTTCTTCGACGCCAAGGCCGATCCGGCGCTGAACTACGGTGGCATCGGTGCGGTCATCGGCCACGAGATGATGCACGGCTACGACGATTCGGGCAGCCAGTTCGCCGCCAACGGCAACTTCGACAACTGGTGGACCGATGGCGACCGCAAGGCCTTCACCGAACGCACCGACAAGCTGGTGACCCAGTTCGACGGCTACGAGTCGGTGCCGGGCGTGTTCGTGAAGGGCAAGCTGACCCTGGGCGAGAACATCGGTGACCTCGGCGGCCTGACCGTGGCCTACGACGCGCTGCAGATGGCGCTGAAGGAAGACCCGCAGGCCAACGTGGCGGTGGATGGCCACAGCCAGGACCAGCGCTTCTTCATGAACTGGGCCACCGTGTGGCGTCGCAACTTCACCGACGGTGAACTGCGCGTGCGCCTGAATACCGACCCGCATGCGCCGGCGAACTTCCGTGCCAATGGTGCGCCGTCGAACATGCCCTCGTTCGCCGCCGCGTTCCAGTGCAAGGCCGGCGATGCGATGGTGCGTGCCGACGACAAGCGCGTGGTGATCTGGTAATCGATCGTGCGTGATGCGTGAGGGAAAAGCCCGGCCAATGCCGGGCTTTTTCTTTCAGGCAGTCCATCGCGATCAGACCGGACACTCCGAGCCGGAACAGTCGCAGCGCCGGGGCCTGCCCGGCGCATCCTCAGGCCAGCGCGGGTGCCTGCGCCAGCATCTGCTGGAACTGCTTCAGCACATACGGATCGATCAACCCGCCGGCCTGATCGTCGAGGATGCGCAGCACCGGGGCCTGCGCCATCGCGGCACGGTAGGGCCGTGCACTGGTCATCGCATCATAGGCATCGGCCACGGTCATGATGCGCGCGCCCAGCGGGATGGCGTCGCCGCGCAGGCCATCGGGGTAGCCGCTGCCATCGTAGGCCTCGTGGTGGGCGCGGATCAGCCGCGCCACCGGCACGGCATCGTGGCGGCCGGTGGCCAGGAAGATCTGTTCGCCGTGCACCGGGTGCTCGCGCATGATGTCGCGTTCTTCGTCGGTGTGCCGGCGCGGGGCCAGCAGGATGGCGTCGGGCGTGCCGATCTTGCCGATGTCATGGAAGCGCGCGGCCAGCGCCACCTGCGCACTGGCCGCCGCATCCATATCGCAGCAACGGGCCAGGCGCTGGGCGAGCAGGCCGACCCGGTCGCAATGGCCGTGGGTGTAGGCATCGCGCAGCTGCAGCGACACCGACAGGGCATCGATCAGGCAGGCCTGCGAGGAGGGCAGGGTGGAGACAGGAGATTCGTCGTGGGGCATGGCATTCCGCCGCACCGGCATCATGCCGGTGCGGTGTGGGGGCAGGGTGGGTCAACCCGGGGCGAGCGTGGCCAGCAGCGCACGCGCGGCGTTGAACCGATCTTCCGGCAACGGCAGCGGGTGCTTGATGCGCAGCTTGTCCGGCCCTTCCATGGCATACAGGTTGGGCTGCTTCTGGATCAGCTGGATCACCGCCATCGGGTCGATGTTGGGCTTGGACTCGAACACGATGCGGCCACCGGCCTCGCCCAGGTCCAGCTTGCGGATGCCCAGCGTGTTGGCGCGCAGCTTCAGTTCGGCGATGGCGAACAGGTGCTTGGCCGCATCGGGCAACAGGCCGAAGCGGTCGATCATCTCCACCTGCAGCTCGCGCAGCGCATCGCTGTCGCGCGCGCTGGAAATGCGCTTGTACAGGGTCAGTCGGGTGTGCACGTCCGACAGGTAGTCTTCCGGGATCAGTGCCGGCACGTGCAGCTCCACCTCGGCGCCGCGTACTTCCTCGCCGGCATCCAGGTCCGGCAGCTTGCCCTGCTTGATGCTGCGCACCGCGCGCTCCAGCAGCTCGGTGTACAGGCTGAAGCCGACCTCGGCCATCTGCCCGCTCTGGTCTTCGCCCAGCAGTTCGCCGGCGCCGCGGATCTCCAGATCGTGCGTGGCCAGGGTGAAGCCGGCGCCCAGTTCGTCCATCGAGGCGATCGCTTCCAGGCGCTTTTCCGCATCCGGGGTGATCGCGCGGCGGTCGGGCACCACCAGGTAGGCATACGCACGGTGGTGCGAGCGACCGACGCGGCCACGCAGCTGGTGCAGCTGGGCCAGGCCGAAGCGGTCGGCGCGGTTGATGATGATGGTGTTGGCGTTGGGGATGTCGATGCCCGATTCGATGATCGTGGTCGACAGCAGCACGTTGAAGCGCTGCTTCTGGAAATCCAGCATCACCTTTTCCAGCTCGCGCTCGGGCATCTGCCCGTGGGCGATGCCGATGCGGGCCTCGGGCACCAGCTCGGACAGCTCGCGCTGCATGCGACCGATGCTTTCCACATCGTTGTGCAGGAAATACAGCTGGCCACCGCGCGCCAGCTCGCGCTGGAAGGCTTCGCGCAGCAGCGCGTTGTCCCACTGGGTGATGAAGGTCTGCACCGCCAGCCGGTTCGGCGGCGGGGTGGCGATGATCGACAGATCGCGCAGCCCGGCCATGGCCATGTTCAACGTGCGCGGAATCGGCGTGGCGGTCAGGGTCAGCAGGTGCACGTTGGCGCGCAGCGCCTTCAGTGCTTCCTTCTGGCGCACGCCGAAGCGCTGCTCCTCGTCCACGATGACCATGCCCAGGTCCTTGAACTTCACGTCCGGCTGCAGCAGGCGATGGGTGCCGACGATGACATCGATGGTGCCGGCAGCGACTTTCTCCAGCTCGGCCTTGATTTCCTTGGTGGTCTTGAAGCGCGACAGCACTTCGACCTTCAGCGGGTAATCGGCGAAGCGGTCGCGGAAGTTGCGGTAGTGCTGTTCGGCCAGCAGCGTGGTCGGCACCAGCACGGCCACCTGCTTGCCGGCGCTGGCGGCGGCGAAGGCGGCACGCACGGCCACTTCGGTCTTGCCGAAGCCCACGTCACCGCAGACCACGCGGTCCATCGGCTGGCTGCTGGCCAGGTCGCGCAGGGTGGCATCGATGGCGGCCAGCTGGTCGGGGGTTTCCTCGAACGGGAAGCCGGCGGCAAACGGTTCGTACATCGCCCGGTCCACCTGCAGCGCCAGGCCGGCACGGGCCTGGCGGCGTGCCTGGATTTCCAGCAGCTCGGCGGCGACGTCGCGGACCTTCTCGGCGGCCTTGCGCTTGGCCTTGGTCCACTGCTCGCCACCCAGCGAATGCAGCGGCGCGGTCTCGGCCGATGCGCCGGAGTAGCGGCTGATCAGGTGCAGCTGTGCGACCGGCACGTACAGGCGGTCGCCCTTGGCGTATTCGATTTCGAGGAACTCGCCGGGCATGCCGCCCACGTCCATCGCGATCAGGCCACGGTAGCGGCCCACGCCATGGTCTTCGTGCACGATCGGCGCGCCTTCGGTCAGCTCGCCCAGGTCGCGGATGATCGCTTCCGGCTCGCGCCCGGCACGGCGGGTGCGGCGCTGCTGGCCGGCGCGTTCGGGGAACAGCTGGCGCTCGGTCAGCACCGCGATGCGCGGTTCGTCCAGCGCGAAGCCGTCTTCCAGTGGCGCCACGGCAATCGCGAAGCGTTCGCTGGCGGCCAGGAACGCAGGCAGGTCGGCCAGCACCGGGGGCTTCAGGTCCGCCGCCTGCAGCACTTCCAGCAGCGCTTCGCGGCGGCCGGGGGAATCGGCAGCAATCAGCACGCGGCCCGGGTAGTGCCCCAGGAACGATTTGAGCGCCTCGCCGGCCGGCGCCTCGCGCGCGGCCACCGGCAGCGGCGGCAGCGGCTGGTCGCCCAGCGGCTGCGCATCGGCGATGCGTGCGTGGTCGGCGGCCCACACTTCAACCCGCGGGCCGTCGTTGAGCTTCTCGCGCAGCAGGTCCGGCGACAGGTACAGCTCGGCCGGGGCCAGCAGCGGGCGCTCGACATCGTGGCGGCGCTGTTCGTAGCGCTCGCCGGTCTGCGCCCAGAAGGCATCGGCGGCCTCACCGGCACCGGCGCACACCACCGGCAGGCGGTTGCCCGGCAGGTAATCGAACAGGGTGGCGGTGCGGTCGAAGAACAGCGGCAGGTAGTACTCGATGCCGGCCGGGGCCAGGCCCGATTTCAGGTCCTGGTACAACGCGCTGCGGCGGGTATCGACGTCGAAGCGCTCGCGCAGGGTGGACAGCACGCGCGCCACGCTGGCCTCGTCCATCGGCACTTCGCGGCCGGGCAGCATGTGCACCGCCTCGACCCGGTCCAGCGACCGCTGGCTTTCCGGGTCGAAGGCCCGGATCGAATCGATGTCCTCGTCCAGCAGCTCCACCCGCAGCGGCGCATCGGCGCCCATCGGGAACACGTCGAGCAGGCCACCGCGCACGGCGAAGTCACCCGGGTCCATCACCTGCGGCACGTTGCGGTAGCCGGCGCTTTCCAGCCGCCGCTTTTCCGCTTCCAGGTCCAGGCGCTGGCCGACCTTCAGGTCGAAGCTGCCGCCGATCACGTACTGGCGCGGGGCCAGCTGCTGCAGCAGGGTCTGCACCGGCACCACCACCAGGCCACGGCCCAGCGTGGGCAGGCGGTGCAGCGCCGCCAGGCGCTGGGAGATGATGTCCGGGTGCGGGCTGAAGCGGTCGTAGGGCAGCGTTTCCCAATCCGGGAACACCACCACCGGCAGCGTGGGGTCGTCGCCGATCAGCGTCTGCAGGTCGGCTTCGATCTGGTTGGCGCCGTGGTTGTCACGGGCGATGACCAGCAACGGGCCGTCGTGCGAACGGGCCGCCTGGGCCAGGGACCAGGCCAGGGCGGTCGGCGAGGCGGGGGCGCGCCACCAGGCGCGGAGCTGGCCCGGGCGCGGCAGCGGCGGGGCGGGGTAGGAGGTGCGCGACATGGACCGCCGATCTTAGCAGATGGTCCCGCTGCTGCCGGTAATACGGCCGTTGTGCTGCACCGGCCGCTGCGCTCGCCGGGCAGGGCCCGGCGCTGCCTGGGGGATGGGGCCGGGCCGGGCCCGGCACACCCTCAGTTGTCCAGTTCCAGCACCATCCGCACCAGGCCGGGGGTGCCCTGCGGGTGCGGGATCGGGTGGAAGCCCAGCGACGCGGCCAGCTGCTTCATCGGCTCGTTCTCGGCGGCCACGTCCCCGTACAGGCGGTCCAGGTACTTGCCGCGGCCCCACTTGACCAGCTTGCGCATCAGCTGCCGGCCCAGGCCCTGGCCGATCAGGAAGCGGCTGATCAGGATCGCGTACTCGGCCTCGCGGGTACCCGGGATGATCGAGGCCCGCGCCACCGCGCCGACCACGGCTTCACCGGCCGGCAGCGATTCGGCGGCGACCAGGGTGATCTCGGTCTTGGGGTTGGGGTGGGTCAGGCGCTGGGTGGTGTCCGCCGACAGCTCGGTCACCGACTGCAGGAAACGGTCGCGGATTTCCTCCGG
Encoded proteins:
- a CDS encoding M13-type metalloendopeptidase, whose protein sequence is MNVRNLVPLGLTIAIAASLAACGKNETAPAATADAKPAFDLSQIKTPLISLNNADLDPSISACTDLNGFVNSKWLKANPVPGDQTTWGSFEILRERSLEVQHTLVQQAAASKAAAGSVEAKIGDIWNTGNDEAKIEAAGLAPLQPTLDAIAALNDTAAITQYLRDSQAKGQGVLFSLSANADYKDSANVIAYVGQGGLGLPEKGYYFDDAQAKIRDAYVAYVAQVLTLSGTDAAQAAEQAKAVMAFETRLAKASLSRIELRDPAKRYNPLSAAEADKLTPHFSWTALFDTLKVPAAQKFSLAQPGFFSEVDAMLVDVPASTWQAYLRFHTLDDAAPYLASNFEKANFDFYGKTLRGQQEMQPRWKRVLESVNGGMGEALGQLYVDAVFPAESKEQMQHLVENLSQALKARLEQLPWMGEETKKKALEKWASFTPKIGYPDKWRDWAGLQTNGDSYLGNMQAARAFNYRYMLDKIGKPVDKTEWGMTPQTVNAYYNATKNEIVFPAAILQAPFFDAKADPALNYGGIGAVIGHEMMHGYDDSGSQFAANGNFDNWWTDGDRKAFTERTDKLVTQFDGYESVPGVFVKGKLTLGENIGDLGGLTVAYDALQMALKEDPQANVAVDGHSQDQRFFMNWATVWRRNFTDGELRVRLNTDPHAPANFRANGAPSNMPSFAAAFQCKAGDAMVRADDKRVVIW
- a CDS encoding HD domain-containing phosphohydrolase; translation: MPHDESPVSTLPSSQACLIDALSVSLQLRDAYTHGHCDRVGLLAQRLARCCDMDAAASAQVALAARFHDIGKIGTPDAILLAPRRHTDEERDIMREHPVHGEQIFLATGRHDAVPVARLIRAHHEAYDGSGYPDGLRGDAIPLGARIMTVADAYDAMTSARPYRAAMAQAPVLRILDDQAGGLIDPYVLKQFQQMLAQAPALA
- the mfd gene encoding transcription-repair coupling factor, which translates into the protein MSRTSYPAPPLPRPGQLRAWWRAPASPTALAWSLAQAARSHDGPLLVIARDNHGANQIEADLQTLIGDDPTLPVVVFPDWETLPYDRFSPHPDIISQRLAALHRLPTLGRGLVVVPVQTLLQQLAPRQYVIGGSFDLKVGQRLDLEAEKRRLESAGYRNVPQVMDPGDFAVRGGLLDVFPMGADAPLRVELLDEDIDSIRAFDPESQRSLDRVEAVHMLPGREVPMDEASVARVLSTLRERFDVDTRRSALYQDLKSGLAPAGIEYYLPLFFDRTATLFDYLPGNRLPVVCAGAGEAADAFWAQTGERYEQRRHDVERPLLAPAELYLSPDLLREKLNDGPRVEVWAADHARIADAQPLGDQPLPPLPVAAREAPAGEALKSFLGHYPGRVLIAADSPGRREALLEVLQAADLKPPVLADLPAFLAASERFAIAVAPLEDGFALDEPRIAVLTERQLFPERAGQQRRTRRAGREPEAIIRDLGELTEGAPIVHEDHGVGRYRGLIAMDVGGMPGEFLEIEYAKGDRLYVPVAQLHLISRYSGASAETAPLHSLGGEQWTKAKRKAAEKVRDVAAELLEIQARRQARAGLALQVDRAMYEPFAAGFPFEETPDQLAAIDATLRDLASSQPMDRVVCGDVGFGKTEVAVRAAFAAASAGKQVAVLVPTTLLAEQHYRNFRDRFADYPLKVEVLSRFKTTKEIKAELEKVAAGTIDVIVGTHRLLQPDVKFKDLGMVIVDEEQRFGVRQKEALKALRANVHLLTLTATPIPRTLNMAMAGLRDLSIIATPPPNRLAVQTFITQWDNALLREAFQRELARGGQLYFLHNDVESIGRMQRELSELVPEARIGIAHGQMPERELEKVMLDFQKQRFNVLLSTTIIESGIDIPNANTIIINRADRFGLAQLHQLRGRVGRSHHRAYAYLVVPDRRAITPDAEKRLEAIASMDELGAGFTLATHDLEIRGAGELLGEDQSGQMAEVGFSLYTELLERAVRSIKQGKLPDLDAGEEVRGAEVELHVPALIPEDYLSDVHTRLTLYKRISSARDSDALRELQVEMIDRFGLLPDAAKHLFAIAELKLRANTLGIRKLDLGEAGGRIVFESKPNIDPMAVIQLIQKQPNLYAMEGPDKLRIKHPLPLPEDRFNAARALLATLAPG
- a CDS encoding GNAT family N-acetyltransferase — its product is MATRNRMPPWHEIFKAPSGHELLIRPIRPEDGAPLQAAFSLFGPEEIRDRFLQSVTELSADTTQRLTHPNPKTEITLVAAESLPAGEAVVGAVARASIIPGTREAEYAILISRFLIGQGLGRQLMRKLVKWGRGKYLDRLYGDVAAENEPMKQLAASLGFHPIPHPQGTPGLVRMVLELDN